The Humulus lupulus chromosome 4, drHumLupu1.1, whole genome shotgun sequence genome has a window encoding:
- the LOC133831336 gene encoding uncharacterized protein LOC133831336 → MGVEVLNKKISASSARAHTRKAKQNGSLQLPREMFKKLLALFFVGIVSYAYRAIQPPPSKLCGSPGGPPITAPRIKLKDGRNLAYKELGVPKETAKYKIVSIHGFDSCRHDSFAKFLSPDLVQELGVYVVSFDRPGYGESDPNPQRTVKCIALDIEELADKLGLGTKFYVVGYSMGGQAIWSVLKYIPHRLAGAVLIAPVANYWWTGFPSNLSKEAFDLQLLNDKWAVSVAHHAPWLIYWWNSQKWFPSSSAIAHNPDIFSAKDRELVMKPHWQSRKEYAACIRQQGVHESLNRDMILGFGKWEFSPLDLENPFPNNEGSVHLWHGDDDQLVPVLPQRYIVQQLPWIRYHEMPGDGHLLHEAEGIADTILKELVLQKN, encoded by the exons ATGGGTGTTGAAGTATTGAATAAGAAGATATCTGCATCTTCAGCCAGAGCTCACACCAGAAAAGCCAAGCAAAACGGTTCACTTCAACTACCCCGAG AAATGTTCAAGAAATTACTAGCTTTGTTCTTTGTGGGAATTGTATCATATGCATATCGAGCAATCCAACCACCTCCATCAAAGCTATGTGGCTCTCCAGGAGGTCCTCCTATTACAGCACCAAGAATAAAGCTCAAAGATGGAAGAAATTTGGCCTACAAAGAGCTTGGTGTGCCAAAAGAAACTGCCAAGTATAAGATTGTCTCTATCCATGGTTTTGATTCTTGCAGGCACGACAGTTTTGCTAAATTCTTGTCCCCG GATCTTGTTCAAGAACTAGGTGTGTACGTCGTGTCTTTCGATAGGCCTGGTTATGGAGAGAGCGATCCTAATCCGCAGCGCACAGTGAAGTGCATAGCTTTAGATATAGAAGAGCTTGCTGATAAGTTGGGACTAGGCACCAAGTTCTATGTAGTTGGATATTCAATGGGGGGACAGGCCATTTGGAGTGTCCTTAAATACATTCCTCATAG gttagcaggtgcagtacttATAGCTCCTGTTGCAAACTATTGGTGGACTGGTTTTCCTTCTAATTTATCCAAAGAAGCTTTTGACCTTCAACTTCTGAATGACAAGTGGGCAGTAAGTGTGGCTCACCATGCTCCATGGCTCATATACTGGTGGAACTCTCAAAAATGGTTCCCCTCTTCCAGTGCCATAGCACACAATCCTGATATTTTCTCAGCCAAGGACAGAGAACTTGTCATGAAACCACACTGGCAATCGAGAAAGGAATACGCG GCATGCATAAGGCAGCAGGGAGTGCACGAGAGCCTCAACCGGGACATGATTTTGGGATTCGGGAAGTGGGAGTTTAGTCCTCTGGATTTGGAAAATCCATTTCCAAACAATGAAGGGTCTGTTCATCTGTGGCATGGAGATGATGACCAGCTTGTGCCTGTTTTGCCTCAACGCTACATTGTCCAACAACTCCCCTGGATTCGCTACCATGAGATGCCTGGTGATGGCCACTTATTACATGAAGCTGAAGGGATTGCTGATACTATTCTTAAGGAACTTGTTTTGCAAAAGAATTGA
- the LOC133831337 gene encoding uncharacterized protein LOC133831337: MAGGMNRKISAASARAHTRRAKQSNSFQLPSGMLKKVLALLFVGISVWAYQSIQPPPPKICGSPGGPPITAPRVKLSDGRHLAYKELGVSKDSAKYKLVSVHGFDSCRHDTFARFLSPELVEKLGVYIVSFDRPGYGESDPNPKRTLKSMASDIEELADHLELGSKFYVVGISMGGQLTWSVLRYIPHRLAGAALVAPVVNFWWTGFPANISNEAFNQQLWNDRWALGVAHHTPWLTYWWNTQKWFPRSSVINDISAVLSPKDRELENSPKKQERKKYEAQVRQQGEFESLHRDMNVGFGKWDFSPVELENPFPNNEGSVHLWQGDEDMLVPVSMQRYIAQKLPWIHYHELASFGHSFPGAEGMCDLIIKELLEGKK, from the exons ATGGCGGGAGGAATGAATAGGAAGATTTCTGCAGCATCAGCAAGGGCTCACACCAGAAGAGCCAAACAAAGCAATTCTTTTCAGCTTCCTTCAG GTATGCTTAAGAAAGTGCTAGCTTTGTTGTTTGTGGGAATTAGTGTGTGGGCATACCAATCAATTCAACCTCCTCCACCTAAGATATGTGGTTCTCCAGGAGGCCCCCCAATCACTGCCCCAAGAGTAAAACTGAGCGACGGAAGACATTTGGCCTACAAAGAGCTAGGCGTGTCGAAAGACAGTGCCAAGTACAAACTTGTCTCTGTCCATGGGTTTGATTCTTGCAGGCATGACACTTTTGCTAGATTCCTATCTCCG GAACTTGTTGAAAAACTAGGTGTCTACATTGTGTCCTTTGACAGACCTGGTTATGGAGAGAGCGATCCTAATCCAAAGCGCACATTGAAGAGCATGGCTTCAGATATAGAAGAGCTTGCTGATCACTTGGAACTAGGTTCCAAATTCTATGTAGTTGGTATTTCCATGGGTGGTCAGCTCACTTGGAGTGTTTTGAGATACATCCCTCACAG GTTAGCAGGTGCAGCACTGGTAGCTCCTGTTGTAAACTTCTGGTGGACTGGTTTCCCTGCAAATATATCTAATGAAGCCTTCAACCAACAACTTTGGAATGACCGGTGGGCACTAGGAGTTGCCCATCACACCCCTTGGCTGACATACTGGTGGAATACTCAAAAATGGTTCCCCCGTTCTTCTGTTATAAATGACATTTCTGCTGTTCTTTCTCCCAAAGACAGAGAACTTGAGAACTCCCCTAAAAagcaagaaagaaagaaatatgaG GCACAGGTAAGACAACAGGGAGAATTTGAGTCCCTCCACCGCGACATGAATGTAGGATTTGGGAAGTGGGATTTCAGTCCTGTAGAACTGGAAAATCCATTTCCAAACAACGAAGGTTCGGTGCACCTATGGCAAGGAGATGAAGATATGCTCGTGCCCGTTTCGATGCAGCGCTACATTGCTCAGAAACTCCCATGGATTCACTATCATGAGTTAGCCAGTTTTGGGCATTCATTCCCAGGAGCTGAAGGGATGTGCGACTTAATCATTAAGGAACTTTTAGAAGGAAAGAAGTGA